CGACGCCCAGGAAGAAGGTGAGCGTGCCCAGCGCGATCGGGATGACGAGGTCGAATCGATCGAGCCAGCGGAGTTCAGGGAACTTGGCGAGATCATTGACAGCTTTGACATCGGTCGGCGCGTTGATCGGGGCGAGGAACCATCCGGTGTGGCTCCACAGAAAACTGTTGGTGATCGGCGAATGGACGTCCGACTGTTGATCCGACACGCGGTGATGTTTGCGATGGTGCGCCGCCCACCATAGAGGGCCTCGCTGCACGGCCGAGGCTCCGGCCAGGCCGAACAGGAACTGGCACAGGCGCGAGGTCTTGAACGTTTTATGGGAAAAATAGCGGTGATAGAAGCCGGTGATGGCGAACATGCGCAGCCCATATAAAAACATCGCCACCAGCACGGCCGGCCAGCTCAGGCCCACCCAGAACACGCCGAGGCACATGAGGTGCATGGTAATAAAGGGCACGGCTTGAACCCAATCGACACGGTAGGGGTCCTGGTTCGGATTCGGATGCTTGGGTTGCCACGAGTCAAACAAATACACCGGAATGCGAAGGACCGACCAGATACGTTGCGTGAGCTGTGTGATCATTCGTTCTCTCCCATGCTCTCTTATTCAGACAGAGGCACAACCCGACTCGCACGCTGTTATACAGGGGCGCCAGATCTGTGGCGATGGGCCCGATCAATCAGGGGGGGCCACGTAACGGGCAGCGGTCACCTGGATGTGGTGAACGGCGGTCTTCGACACAATTGGGGCATTTATACAGGACGGTAGGCTGAAGTCAATCCCCTTCCCCCCTGTTTCGACGAAAAAAGTACGCATAGCCTCCTATGCGAAGCGTCTGTCAGAGGGAGGGGCTGGACCCAACCTTCGCTCCGGATTTCATCATACCATGAATCGGATCGGATGTGCGTCGGCCTATTCCGGGCTTTCTAGCGAGCATAGGACGACGGAACAAGTTGAGCCAGCAATATGTGAGAACCAACCGACGCGGCGGAACTCTCTTCGCGCTTGTTCCAGAGCCGGCCCTGCCAGCTTGGAACCTGCCCATTGATCGGGAGCTGCCCATTGAATTGACTCGCCGCCGGCTCCCTCTCTAGAATGCGCGCGGGATCTAGCGGACGGTGCACGAGCTATGAATGATCGATTTTTGAAAGCCTGTCGCCGCGAAGCGGTCGATTGTACTCCCGTCTGGTTTATGCGCCAGGCGGGGCGATACATGCCCGAGTATCAAAGGATCCGGGCCAAACATTCTATTCTGGAGGTGTGCAAGACGCCGGAGTTGGCCGCCGAGGTCACGCTGCAGCCGATCGAGCGGTTTCCGCTGGACGCCGCCATTATCTTCGCCGACATCCTGCTGCCGTTGGAGGCGATGGGCCTGTCGCTCGAATTCGCCGAAGGAGAAGGACCGGTCATCCATAATCCCGTCCGCGACCGCAATGGGGTGGATCGGCTCCGCGTCACCGATGGACAGGCCCTGGCCTACGTGGCGGACGCCGTGCGGGTGGCGCGCCGGGCGCTCAATGACCGGGTCCCCTTAATCGGATTCGCCGGGGCACCCTTCACGCTGGCCAGTTACGCCATCGAGGGAGGTGGCTCCAGAAACTACATCCTGACCAAACAGTTCATGTACCGGGAGCCGGAGGCCTGGCACCGACTGTTGGACAAGTTGGCGCGGGAGGTCACCGGGTACCTGCGGCAACAGATCCGTGAAGGGGCCCAGGCCATTCAACTTTTCGACAGTTGGGTCGGCTGCCTCTCCCCGGGCGATTATGCCGAATACGTGCTCCCGCATGTCCGGGTGATCTTCGAAGGATTGAAGCGGGAGAGCGTGCCGCTCATCTATTTCGGAACCGGGACCAGCACCTTGCTCCGGCTGATGCGGGACGCGGGGGGGACGGTGATGGGGCTGGACTGGCGCATCCCGCTGGATGAAGGATGGGAGAGGCTTGGACACGACGTTGCGGTACAGGGGAACCTGGATCCGGTGGTGCTCTTTGCACCTCTGGGCGAAATCGAGCGTCGGGTGGAAGACATCCTTCACCGAGCGGGAGGCCGCCCCGGCCATATCTTCAACCTCGGCCATGGGATCCTGCCGGGCACGCCGATGGACCATGTCGCCGCCGCGATCGACATGGTGCATAAGCTGAGTCAGCAATAACGAGCGGCAAGCGTCAACCGTCATTCGACAACCGGACAGGTCTAAATATTGTCGTCCTGTATCGAATGACGAATGACCATTGACGAATGACGAGAGGTTCGCAATGCCGGGACCACAACAATCGATCGCGATCCTCCTCATGGGGCTGGGTGGGCCCGATTGCCTGGAGAACGTGGAGCCTTACCTCAAGGAAGTGCGAGGGGGCCGTCCGACGCCCCCGGAATTAGTCGAGGAGATCCGCGAACGGTATCGGGTAACGGGCGGACGTTCGCCGGTGCTCGATGTCACGCGTGAGGTGGCCGGGCGGCTTGAGGACCGGCTGAACCAGTTGGGCGGATCACCGTATCGCGTCTACGTCGGGCTTCGACATTGGCATCCCTTCGTCAAGGACACCTTTGCGGCATTGCTGCGCGATCGACCGGAGCAGGTCATTGCCGTCTGCATGGCGCCCCAATATTCCAGCCTCAGCATCGGCGCCTACATTCACAAGGTCGAAGAGGCCAGGGCATCCCTGGGCGCCGACTGTCCGGTCAGTTATGTGAAGAGCTGGCATCGGCATCCCCGGTTGATCGCCGCCATCGCCGAGAATGTGGAGTCCGGCCTGAAAAACTTTCCGATCGAGCGCCGCGGAACAGTACCGATCCTGTTCACCGCACATAGCTTGCCGGAGCGGATTCTGGAGATGAAGGACCCCTATCCCGACGAGGTGCAGGGTACGATGAACGAAGTCTGCGCCCTGATACGCCAGCCGGTCGTGCGATTGGCCTACCAAAGCCAGGGGCGGACGGGCGAGAAATGGCTGGGACCGTCGGTCGAGGCGGTTGTGGAGGAGTTGTGCGCCGCCGGCCATCGCGATCTGCTGGTGGCGCCGATCGGTTTCCTGTGCGACCACGTCGAAGTGCTGTTCGATCTCGACATCGAGTTGAAACACGTGGCCGCCGCGAAGGGAATGCGCCTGGAGCGGATTCCCATGTTGAATGCCTCCCCGGCCCTAGTCGATACGCTGGTCTCCGTCGTGCAGGATCACCAAGCGGTAGCGGCAGCCTGATCCTCTCCGTGACACTCGGTCCTCAGACAGTGGCGGTTGTCGGTGGAGGGATTGCCGGTCTTGCCGCCGCCTTCGAACTCACCAAGCTGGCGTCGGACCGCAACCTGCTCCTTGCCTGTCGGGTGCTGGAATCCGCCCCGACCTGGGGCGGTAAGATCGTGACCCATCGGGCCGGAGGCCTGCTCATCGAGGCAGGACCCGATTCCTTTCTCTCTCAGAAGCCCTGGGCCTTGGATCTGTGCCGGGAACTCGGGCTCGGCGACCAACTGATCAACACCAACGACGAGCACCGCAAGACCTTCGTCTATTCGCGGGGGCGGCTTCGCGAATTGCCCGAGGGGTTGGTCGTGATCGTCCCGAGCAAGTTGGGGCCGTTTCTGCGGAGCGGCCTCTTGTCTTGGAGCGGGCTGGCCCGCATGGGACTGGAATGGGCCGTGCCAAGGCGGCGGATCGGCGCCGATGAATCGCTGAGGGGGTTTTTTCAGCGCCGGTTCGGACGGGAAGCGACGGATCGCCTGATCGAGCCGTTGATGGCCGGGATCTACGCCGGTGATGCGACGCAGATGAGCATCCAGGCGACGTTCCCGCGGTTTCCCGAACTGGAGCAGCAATGCGGCAGCCTGATCCGTGGCCTGCTGGCCAAACGATCGTCCGGACCGGAGCCGGCCAATGGACGTCCGAAGCCCTCGCTGTTTGTGACGCTCCGTCACGGGTTGAGCGGGCTTGTGGACGCCCTGGTGAAGCGGCTCGCCACAGCCGGAGTCGGCTTGCAGACGGGCGTCGGGGTCGAGGCGCTGCGGGTGCGGTCCCGCGAGGCGGGGCGATGGGTCTATGATCTCATGCTGTCCGACGGGAGCCGCATCGCGGCCGATGCCGTGATCCTGGCCGTCCCGGCCTTTGCGTCCGCCGACCTGGTCCGGCCCCTGAGCCCGTCATCCTCAGCCTTGCTGGAGCAAATTCTCTATGCCTCGACGGCGACGATTGCGTTGGCCTATCACTCGGATGATGTGCGGCCGGCCATTCAGGGATTCGGCTTTGTCGTGCCTCGCGTCGAGCAGCGGCCATTGCTGGCTGCGACGTGGACCTCGCTCAAGTGGGCGGACCGAGCGCCGGCGGGACAGGTGCTGGTCCGATGCTATCTTGGAGGAATCGGCAGGGAGGCCAGCCTGGCCGGGAGCGACGAGGATCTCGTCAGCCGTTCGCGGGAGGAGTTGGCCGCCCTGGCCGGAATCAAGGCGCCACCGACCTATGTCGAAGTGAACCGATGGCCTCGCGGAATGCCTCAATACACGGTGGGGCACCTGGACCGGCTGACGCAAATCGAGGCAGGCTTGAGCCGCTATCCCGGCCTCGTGCTGACAGGAGCGGCCTATCGCGGTGTCGGGATTCCCGATTGCATCCGCGAAGGACAGGCGAGCGCGGGGCGGATTGCAGATTATCTTGCCGGCAAGCGGAATTGACCATCGTTTGGTCAGTTGGGCATATGCAGAATGAGGAGATGGCGAGATCAAGGAGTGGAGTGACCCATGGCTGAACCGTTCGGTATTCTGAATGTCAGTGGCCCCTTTCGAGAACCAAGAGAGCCCGTGTTTTCCTATGACTATTCGATTCAACGGCCGACCTGGCCGACGCCCCATGCCGTCCGGGTCAAGATTGGCATTCCCAACGAACTGGACCCGATCAAGCAACGGCTGCTGGGAACCATCCAGGGCACGGCGGGCCAACAGGTTGTTGTAAATGCCGTGCTCACGCGCCGGATCGCTGACTTTAAGCTCCAGCTTGCCAACGAAGAGGGGTTGTTGGGAGGGCGGCAGGATGCATTGGTGGCGCCGTTCAGCGGATCCCTGGCGCATCTGCTTCCGAAACTGGAAACCTGGGCAATCGAGCAGCAGCAGGCCCTGCGAGAGGAAATCCGG
The DNA window shown above is from Nitrospira tepida and carries:
- the hemH gene encoding ferrochelatase; this translates as MPGPQQSIAILLMGLGGPDCLENVEPYLKEVRGGRPTPPELVEEIRERYRVTGGRSPVLDVTREVAGRLEDRLNQLGGSPYRVYVGLRHWHPFVKDTFAALLRDRPEQVIAVCMAPQYSSLSIGAYIHKVEEARASLGADCPVSYVKSWHRHPRLIAAIAENVESGLKNFPIERRGTVPILFTAHSLPERILEMKDPYPDEVQGTMNEVCALIRQPVVRLAYQSQGRTGEKWLGPSVEAVVEELCAAGHRDLLVAPIGFLCDHVEVLFDLDIELKHVAAAKGMRLERIPMLNASPALVDTLVSVVQDHQAVAAA
- the hemG gene encoding protoporphyrinogen oxidase, producing the protein MTLGPQTVAVVGGGIAGLAAAFELTKLASDRNLLLACRVLESAPTWGGKIVTHRAGGLLIEAGPDSFLSQKPWALDLCRELGLGDQLINTNDEHRKTFVYSRGRLRELPEGLVVIVPSKLGPFLRSGLLSWSGLARMGLEWAVPRRRIGADESLRGFFQRRFGREATDRLIEPLMAGIYAGDATQMSIQATFPRFPELEQQCGSLIRGLLAKRSSGPEPANGRPKPSLFVTLRHGLSGLVDALVKRLATAGVGLQTGVGVEALRVRSREAGRWVYDLMLSDGSRIAADAVILAVPAFASADLVRPLSPSSSALLEQILYASTATIALAYHSDDVRPAIQGFGFVVPRVEQRPLLAATWTSLKWADRAPAGQVLVRCYLGGIGREASLAGSDEDLVSRSREELAALAGIKAPPTYVEVNRWPRGMPQYTVGHLDRLTQIEAGLSRYPGLVLTGAAYRGVGIPDCIREGQASAGRIADYLAGKRN
- the hemE gene encoding uroporphyrinogen decarboxylase, whose translation is MNDRFLKACRREAVDCTPVWFMRQAGRYMPEYQRIRAKHSILEVCKTPELAAEVTLQPIERFPLDAAIIFADILLPLEAMGLSLEFAEGEGPVIHNPVRDRNGVDRLRVTDGQALAYVADAVRVARRALNDRVPLIGFAGAPFTLASYAIEGGGSRNYILTKQFMYREPEAWHRLLDKLAREVTGYLRQQIREGAQAIQLFDSWVGCLSPGDYAEYVLPHVRVIFEGLKRESVPLIYFGTGTSTLLRLMRDAGGTVMGLDWRIPLDEGWERLGHDVAVQGNLDPVVLFAPLGEIERRVEDILHRAGGRPGHIFNLGHGILPGTPMDHVAAAIDMVHKLSQQ
- a CDS encoding acyl-CoA desaturase, whose product is MITQLTQRIWSVLRIPVYLFDSWQPKHPNPNQDPYRVDWVQAVPFITMHLMCLGVFWVGLSWPAVLVAMFLYGLRMFAITGFYHRYFSHKTFKTSRLCQFLFGLAGASAVQRGPLWWAAHHRKHHRVSDQQSDVHSPITNSFLWSHTGWFLAPINAPTDVKAVNDLAKFPELRWLDRFDLVIPIALGTLTFFLGVGLNALWPGLGTSGMQMLIVGFFISTVLVSHCTYTINSLAHRWGSRRYETGDFSRNNFFLALITFGEGWHNNHHYYPASARQGFYWWEIDISYYILKAMSWCGLIWDLRPVPAHVRDSRPQEEAVAV